TGCTTCGCAGTGGGTGACTAGCATGGGTGGGAGGAGTATGCTCAGTGAAGTCAGAGTTGCTACGTCATGGGGTGCGACGAAGCCTGTCAACAATAACATGCAGCAAGCTCTTTTTCGCAATTGTCTTGGTGGTATCTATGTGTCTGGGTGTGATGAAGAGGTGATAGAGGCTGAGGTCCATCGTAGGAAGTCGGAGCTGCTTATAGCGACAAGCCGACAACGATAACTCATGTCGGGCTCCATTGTTTTGTATGTTATAGGTGTGTGGTGGTGAGTCACCATAGGTGGTCGTCCAGAACTTTTTTCTGTTGTTGTCAAGGTTTTAGCCGGTGTTCCTTTCTAATAAACCGTACGGTTGTAAGGTTTTCAGATTTAGTTTTACTCATAAACTAGGTCAACTCTATTCTTATTTAGTGAATTGCAGTAACTCCCTGCTCTTTTCAATGCTTCttcgaaaaaaaataaaaataaaaggattCAGACAAAGATTGAAATCAACTAAACTGAGATTCAACAAGTCATTGAACTGAATTGAGGTTATTTACCAAATATTTTCTGCAGAATTCACTCGACACTGGCAACACTGATCGAGCTGCATAGAATAAATCGTTCAAACAGTTTTCTTGTCTGATTCTTTCGGAATTAGAAATAGTTGTGTCCCGTGTGCGGAATCGTTGCACCGGGAATTCGTACAGGATCATTCTCTTTTGTTTGAACGAAACTACAGGTTCATTCCCGTTTGAACTTTCTTGTTTGCTGCTTTCTGTAGAACCGAGGGTGAGTTCAGCGCTGGGCATCCCCAAGGAGCTGTGAATATCCCCTACATGTACAAAACCGGCTCAGGTAATGCCTGAAGCTCCCAAAGCATTGTTCTGTTACGTCTATGATCTCATCTCCACATAGTAGGTCCCAAGGCACATACCACAGATATAGGTGTTGcaggatttttatttttgtaaggTTGCAAAACTGCATGTAATCCATTTTAGAAATGGACTCATCGGGACGCAGCTTTGTACCAATTTGTCGTTTCGTCTGTACGACACTTTCTGTTCAcattttccctttcttttccaAGATGAACTGATGGGAATGCTGATAGTTTCGGTCCTCCAAAGTTCACTGTATGTACAGTGATTAAGTTCTGGTTCACATCTGAACATTTCTGTACTTTGTATCACTCGTAGGAATGACGAAAAACACACACTTTCTTGAGCAAGTGTCAAGGATCTTTGGGAAGGACGATGAGATCATCGTTGTAAGTCTGCTGAATACATCATGATTTGAAAACAATGCATGTTCTTTTCACTCATATCTTTAATATATTTGTGAAAAAATAACCACTTGTTATTTTCAGGGATGCCAAAGTGGCAAGCGATCTCTCATGGCAGCAACTGAACTCTGCTCTGCTGTAAGCATGAACATCTCGTCTTCTGTATCATGCTACCAATCTGCTCTTATATTTCTGTGATTCGTGGTGATTTCTCTCGTGAAACCATTTTCAGGGATTCACTGCTGTCACCGACATCGCCGGTGGATTTTCTTCTTGGAGGGAGAATGAACTGCCTATTAACCGGTGAAGTTGGCAGTTAGCTTTGCCAGCATTCCTGAAGGCTGAAGCCTAATCTGTCAAGGCTTTTCTGCTCCAGGGTTGTACATCGTCTTTTCGACTTTGGAGATGCCACAAAAATACTGAATAAATGGAGCTTGCAAAGAAGAATGGCAGCACAAGAGATTAGGGGTTTATGTTTCCTCTCATTTACTCCCTTCAATGTTGCAACTTCCTTCACCTTTTTCAGCCTTTTCTTTGGATACTAGAATGTGTACTGAGATTCGTGTACTGCAAGAATCCGATAAAGAATCTTCGTCTCTCTCGTGATGCTATAATTCTCCCGTAATGATGCTTTTCATGTTCCGGCTTGAAGAGGCAACGCGACTGGAaaggcggcgccgccgtcgccggagaggaggaagaaggtggtgCTTGAATCTGCAGCTGGAACATTTCATGTGGGATGTACTCCTGGAACATTTGTGCTTTCCATTTGGAACAAAATTATCCTACGCCCGAAACATTTGGTGGTGGGGCGACACCAGCGAGGCTCGGCGGGGCGTGCAACGGCTTCGCTGGCGAGGAAACAATATGGACTGGCGAACGTGGGCTGAACGGAGGGTCCCAGCATCTAGTGAGGCCAGCCAACTTGAAGATGATGACGAGCAGAGCAGGTAGGTTCCATCAACTGACATGTGAATGTGAAACCTTCCAAGCCAAGATGCCAAGCCAACTATCCCCATTAAACAAAGTGAAGTTCCAGAAACACTAAGGTTTGTTTGTTCTCTACTAATAACTACACACGTATTTCATATTTAATAGCAAGTGTGGGAGACGATGTATCTTCTGGAGACTAATGATGAAtttatggaagataaatattaaatatttagaaacgaaatataaataatatgagattgaatgtgttttttaaaaatatgaagaataaataataagatattaaatatatttttagaatgtatagAAAGTACATATTTGATGTCTATATATGGGAagaaaataatagaagattGAATGTATATTTAAAAAGAGTAATGTGATTCAACTTTATATGGTAACCGTTTAATTAATTCGAATAGACGATAAAGATCGAATGAATATATCGTATTTTATAGGAGAATAAGTAGATAATTTTCaccgaaaaaggaaaacataAAAACGTGGAAGGTTCGATAGAGAGAATACTATATCGAATGGTAACGTATTCAAAGCCAACCAGCATGGTTTACACATTTAGCATCCCAAGTTCCCAACTAATCGCATGGTAACGTATTCACAGCCAACCAGAACTAAGGACTGACTTCTCGATCAAATCGAtcccaagataaaaaaaaaaaataagagcatTCTCTTAAGGGACGCCCACAAGAAAACTTTGAATTCCCttgcaaaataaaaaaggcACATCTATTAGCGGATCAGGAAGAAAACGGATCATTTGACAACTGAAGAGACAGATACAAGTACGCCCCCTGCCTCTCCCCAGGAGAAGAACCAGAGAAGCCAAGAAGAACAGCAGGCTCCGGCGAGCGAGCAATGGCAGCGACCTTGGCCCGCATCTCCCTCCCCGCCCAGGCCCGAGCCCTTACCAGGTACGTACGTACCCTTCCCTCATGGTGCAACCTTCAGTTCTCCGCTCCATTCGATCTTCATAGCTCACTGCGTCGTTGCTGCTCAATCCGCACGCAGGCTGAGGCAAAGCGCGGCACAAGCTCCTCCTTGGTTTGTggccgcggcgacggcggctggCGCCAAGAGGACGCTCGGCTCCCGTAGCGTCAGGTGCGTCACCGTTCTTGTTGCGCAGCAGACAGGGAAATTAAACACGCGGTTCTTGCCAAAACTTCGTTCTCCCTTCCTTCCTTAAGGCGTCTTCGTCGCTCCCTTTCGTCTTGAATGGCCACTGCGCTTTTTGGTGTTTGTCTATTTAACTCCTAGGTCTCATTCCACGGTGACTCTTCATTTTATTTACTGCTTCTCAACAATGATTTAGTCCAATATACAATCCTTCAAAGTGATGCGTTGCAGACTTGTGTGACAGAGTGATGTGATGTAGGAGCTAGGCTCCGCTATCGAGTTTGTGTGGGGTAGAGAGGTATGGTTTAGAGCAGGGTTCTGCCGGTTGAGAGAGATGTAGTGTGGAAGCAGAGCTCTATTGATATAGTTTATGAGTAAGTTTGTTGTCCGGTCAGTTAGTGCCCGAGTTTAGTTAAATTGATCATGTCTGTTATCTATTTGTGTTATTTGATATGAGCATCATCGGCGTATTGTCATTGTTAAATTGCTGTGTTGAATTTTTCTCCGAATCCATACATCTACTTAGGATTTTGaacccaatttttttttaaaaaactaaatcAACTAtatcttctttttaatatatgcTCGAATTAGCTCCAGCTCGCCGGGTTCTTTCAAAAAGAGAAAACTTCGTTCTCCTCTAGGTCCGCCGGGGCGTTGCAAGCAGAGGCGGAGGCGACGGTGCCGCGGTCGGTGCCGGTGCGCGTCGCGCACGAGCTGCAGCAGGCCGGCCACCGCTACCTCGACGTCAGGTACGCTGCGCTACTGGCCCAGGTCGTCGGTGCTCCGTTCCCCGGCCAGCAGAAATTCTGCTCTCAGCACGGTGACAATTAGCACCGATCGAGCAGCGTAGATTAAATTTTGTCCAAAAACAGCATAGATTTAAATCAAACAACTTTCTTCTCATATTCCTTCGGTGATCTGAAACAACTGTGTCGTGGGAATTCATAATGGTTCATTCTCATTTTCTCCTTTCTTGTTTGCTGTTTCTGCAGAACCGAGGGTGAGTTCAGCTCTGGGCATCCAGAAGGAGCTGTAAACATCCCCTACATGTTCAGGACCTGCTCAGGTAATTCCAAGCTCCCAACGCATTGTTCTAGTCGCCGGCTAATGGTTTTGTCCTGTGCGACGGACCTGCTCAAGTTGAGCTTGTGATCATCCCCATGCGGTAACCTGTCGGCCGGCCTTGATTCTTGGATCCGATTACAATTGATCCACTCGTGCTGAATGAACGTGACATAAAATAGAGTGCTGATAAATTTATGCATGAACTCCTCCTAGTTATGTTATCCAGATGGAGTGCATTAAGAAATAACGTGTGGTTTAAGAAATAGAGTTCCACTCGA
The sequence above is drawn from the Phragmites australis chromosome 10, lpPhrAust1.1, whole genome shotgun sequence genome and encodes:
- the LOC133931084 gene encoding uncharacterized protein LOC133931084, encoding MATSARVSLPAAPLLSEPPSLTRLRHGAAARAPPPLVAAARPAGAKRRTRGGVLVRCGVDGAEALRSEVQAEAAVPRSVPVRVAYELQQAGYRYLDVRTEGEFSAGHPQGAVNIPYMYKTGSGMTKNTHFLEQVSRIFGKDDEIIVGCQSGKRSLMAATELCSAGFTAVTDIAGGFSSWRENELPINRWNISCGMYSWNICAFHLEQNYPTPETFGGGATPARLGGACNGFAGEETIWTGERGLNGGSQHLVRPANLKMMTSRAGEEPEKPRRTAGSGERAMAATLARISLPAQARALTRLRQSAAQAPPWFVAAATAAGAKRTLGSRSVRSAGALQAEAEATVPRSVPVRVAHELQQAGHRYLDVRTEGEFSSGHPEGAVNIPYMFRTCSGLTKSTHFLEQVSRIFRKDDEIIVGCQSGKRSLMAATELCSAVSMGFTAVTDIAGGFSSWRENGLPVNQ